The genomic interval tgtgcaACAATATAAATTAACCATAGTGCCTTGAAACTTTTAATGTGAGATTAAACCCATACacaaaggattctccttcttcctttccaCCTCATTTTTCATTCACATTTCTAATAATCCCCCACATAAATTAAAACAAGGTATGTAATAACATTCAACAGTTGAATTCAGTGTAGGACGAGTAGGTTTACCGTttaaaccttcccttgtgaagatttgtTTGCTTACTGGCTGACAGTAGATACAATGTCCTTGAAATGTTTTGTCATCTATGTAAGCATTAACATATCTCACCTATGACtctcctgatacaactcagttttcATGAGTATGTTTCATTCTTGGCTATGAACATGTCTAGTTctatgagaagctctaagaattatgTCTATAATCCTCTTCGAAGAAACCCCACTTCTTTCTAGCATAGATGATCTCTTAAAAGTATTCCACATTACTCTACTAGATCATTAAAAGTCACATGCTTAACCTCCATCATTCACTGATCTATTGGGTCATTCCCCCATAGTGAGAAACTTTATCGGTGTAGTTAGGTTGTTCCTTTAAACATAGTTCTTAGGATCTCCAGTCTGGATAGGTTGGATTTCTTTTGCACCAACATTTCTCATCGACATCAAGCTCATCCCTCATGATgaacttgcaactaactctctattTAATCCTTTGGTTAACAGATATGCTAGAttttcctttgacttcacatagtcaacagtgataaccctcgttgagagtagttgtctaatgatattatgtctactacgtatatgtctagactcaCCATTATATAGATGGCTTTGTGTCTGGCCAATTGCTAATTGACTATCGCAATATATGCAAATCACTTGCACCAATTTCGATTATTTAGAaacatcttctaagaattgtctaGTCATTTAGCCTCTTCACTACATTTGTCAAGAgatacaaactcagattccatcgtggatctgattATTActatttgcttagaagattttcatAAAATGATTGGACCTCCCAGAATATATATCTACTCATAGACTTAGATTCTTTTATGTtagatatccaactcgcatcgcTGTATCTTTCAATCATTGCTGGATATCTTATATAATGCAGTCTATATTTACGAAtataccttaagtacctcagtactcttattATCCTTTTCAAGTGCTCGACACAGATATTACTCGTGTATATACTCAGTTTATTTACTATGTAGGTTAAGTCCAGTCATGTACaattcatcaagtacatcagacttctaatcactcgagagtactctatctgagagatactttatCCTTGAttcttcgatagatgttgacttatatctatctgttagagtgtatactaaaagcctagcttttgtaaacatttatttttgaaataaaagaatcacattggtcaaatgtctacatttatttgttaagtgtagttgttcaattaatttatattgtagataacatggtgtgtggtgtcacacacagaagatcgtgttatcagttctttataaattataaacagttgctcacgactaagatggaaaggaacaaaccgctggaataatcgtagtgtaattaggtattagtttatcttgactaataaattatactaatacactctaagtgtattgagtaggaccatttaaggtaagttctttttatactgacttaataaaagaactataccttagttattatggaagtgtgtgttcttaatcctaatataataacaagtacatatatttagtatttatttctttgatttatcaaagggtgagatttagctcgataaatcaataggtccgataagttggaaatgatattatttatagtgtgtgttgttgattatagaaggaaactgtgtcctagtaatctaggttgagaatgcccccaagaggagctcataaggattgtcatgttaaaccctgcaggtggacttagttcgacatgacaatgaggttgagtggtactactcttggactaagacattaattaaaatgagttgtcaataactcaattaattagtggacattcaatatcttaaacacagggagactaacacactcatgataagaatgagcccataatataatttgggatcggtgcggtagtgcaataataactctctagtggaatgagttattattgatgaacttgagttgtgtgttcggggcgaacatgggatactcaagttcGTCGAAAGGCCAagaccaatttctcctctaggtccctgttgtagccgcattaatgcctcatatccacccatgaaaagcccatcttggtgtccaagagggggccgacccaaggcttggtggccaagccaagggtcggccactatTCTTCCTAAGGGGGTCGACCACAATTAGTTTTGAGGGGTTGGCCactatatttcaaattagaagaggtgttttgaatttttaaaatcttctctttgtagataactacaagtttaaaagaaggattttaaatttacaaaactttccttgtttgaattaggtcacatggtttaaaagaaagtttaaaagttttaaaactttccttttttaaccatcctcatggttgttggaaaaaaggaagggagttttaaatttaaaattttctatttttgtaaccatgttaaaaaagaaaattttagaagagaagttttaaattttaaaatttggttttaatttttaaaactttccttttttaacatccacattaggaaattaaaagagagcttgtaaaattttataagagctttacttctttgcttataaattttttacaagattatttTCTTACTTTAAaaggtcggccacccttgcttggtgcccaagcaaggggccagccaatcaatgattgaatcaatcaatcaattaaaggagaaaagaaaaaataaaaggggaaaaggaaaacaagaggaaaatttttttttttttgtaaaaatctttccttatttgccttgggcaagtattataaaagaaggggaagagaggcatcatgatacatcaattcttattctcttgttggtactctctattgtggccgaccctcttctcttttccttttcccttgctctcttttgttccttggtggtggtggtggccgaattctagaaaaggaggaggagcttttgggtggtgttcatcttggaggatcgtcgccctcacgacgtccaagaagaggcgaggaatatggcagaagatctcaaggttattagcatacaaagaaaaggtataactagtaattattttccgcatcatgctagttcttctttgtatgaattccaaacacaagaggcatatgattcactaacttaaccaggttgtcattgcatcaaaaaggggaagattgttggtgcggttagcactaacggtctaacttaagttttgatgaatgacaaaataggttaagttagtttcattgttatctaacactctgaccgagtgtgcaggagaagcccagacaggtcgacagatTGAcctgatgtctagcacgaagcccagctaggtagacggactgaccggatagctggcacgaagtccaaatgggtcgatggactgaccggatgtttgatatgaagtccagctaggtcgacggactgaccggatagctggcacgaagcccagacgggtcgaagggctgaccagacgtctggcaggtaagtgaaggtaagtcactggaggggagtgactgtgaggacacgttcctgggaagggaacattaggcgtcgatccgacttagttccatttcggatatctaagtcaaaatcgtgactagatttcggtctcgaggagatggaatttaattaatattttatttgatgataaactgtgctaacactctattttacaggatatatatttgtctcggactaacgttttcttgcaggaaggaaaccGCTGGAGAAcaagggtccgagcgcccggaaggggtctgagcgcccggaagggatccgggcgtccggaggtaaattttatccccaacgtcactTCGCCAAGTGGAGATCTCTAGTTGGCTCGGCTACATCATATTCAAGGCAcccgaagggatccaggcgccccaaacctcctatataaggagggtaaaagCTGGAGTCACAAAACAACAACAAACGATCTGCTCTCCCGTGCTCTTGTGATGTCTCTCCGACAAAGTGCtgctattttcccttttcttattgtcggtattaattttctattagcattcttgtactttaattataacaatcatttcgaattgctagtgaattgcccaacgaaagcactcaacgagtgcgggccttggagtaggagtcaacaaaggctccgaaccaagtaaaacaccTTGTGTTAGTGTTGCTCTCTCTTTTCGCTTTTCTTATTCCGTTGCGTACTTACTCGATattttttaaatcgctattcacccccccctctagcgaaactcttCGATCCAACAGAACCTACTATCCAAatacattattatacttattcaaccTGCACTggactgaaataaatataataaccaactttaccttttattaataatgatatatgatacaaaatgagtcctttacaatcatctcataattggtactagggctaatactaacaaaaaGAATACGTAGTAGCTCGTTTAGTCGTTGTGTTTCAATGCCTCCTCGAGATAGCCTTATAAAAGACATGGAAGGACCCTTCCAtaaccatggaaggcacctccaatgaggcaagATCAATCCCAATCAGTCCGGTGCTTATCCATGACTTCGACCAATATTTATCTtgccgaaggtgccttccataactatggaaggcgccttctatgaacagtacgaaggcgccttcactgcttgaagggtccttcgaacactgttcatccaaaggtAATTTTCTTCCTTTTGCcctgcaaaataatgttagtccaaaataccctgtaaaacaagtattatgataatttaataataataaagagtagtattaattagttcctgtcctcccaagACCAAGAACTAGTCAAAGTCctagcttagggatcccaaatggacctaaactggatcgaCGACTGTTGTCCCTTCAACTAGGACGcgccctcacttggtcactctcctctagtgacttaccttaacttaccagtttgccaaacatccggtcaggccatcgacctatttggacttcgtgccagttatccggtcagcccgtcgacctagctggacttcgtaccagctattcaGTTGGCCTATCGACCTTGCTGGATTTCATACAGACTATTtagtcgacccgtcgacctaactagatttcgtgccagttatccggtcggcccgtcgacctagctagatttcatgccagctatccggtcggcccgtcgacctagctggatttcataccagctatccagtTGACCCGTCaacctagttggatttcttgCATACTCAATCAATTGGTTAGATCATGACGAAACCTAACcaaacttacttgtcattcattaaaacccgggttagaccgttagtgtgaACCGCACCAACATATACAAAAGTGGGTGAAGGTAGTTTCATGGAAAAAATGGTCAAGAAGATGAAGACTAAATTCGATAAGTATTGGGGTGATTGTAACTTGTTAATTTCTATAGCATCAGTAAGCAAGGAATAAGATGAAATTGATTGAATGTTGCTTTCCAGAGATCTATTCTGAAATTGATGCAATTGAGCACATTGCCACAATGAGATATTGCatttgtcccctcggatgggtctagtggctagcacatgaggtgttgcccatcatgaggtctggggttcgaatctcggcaaagccgagataaatgcctccctcatgtgctagtcactattccaaaggctagtagtcgcctgtgatttacctcctccgtattgaccctgggcggcgggggcactgggggcgagcgtattcgcctttttgccaccaTTAGATATTGCATTTgttgtagggatgtaaatgagtcgaACCGAGCCGAattgagctcggctcgtttaagttatattcgggctcaagCTCGGCTTGAGCTTGAATCGAACTTTTaccacaaggctcgagctcggctcgttttagaattatcaagctcatgAACAATTCGAGcttggctcgttattagctcgattaccatagttaacgagtctaactcgttaagcgagcttggGCTCGTTAAGCAAGCTTGGGCTCGTTTTCATGCTCGTTTTAGAActcgttttaaggctcattttagagattgttttagagctcgttttgtAGGCTTGTTAAGCGAGCTCGAAAactcatttgaataaatattcaagAAATCTAAtaactaaaataatataaactcaacACATCATTGAACATCCCAAACTACTAAATTAAACTTCCAAACTCAACACATTATTGAAGATGTTTGCGAGCCCCTTTaatcaagccgagctcgagcccgagttCACGAGCCTATAAACAAACATGTTCTCGAGCCCTTTAAACGAGCTGAGCTTGAGCCCAAGTTCACGACTCCATAAATGAACATGTTCTCGAGCCCTTTAAACGAGCTGAGCTCAAgttcgcgagcctataaacgaacatctTCGCAAGCTCATGAGCCGAATATCCTTGAGTTTGAGCTCGACTCGATAAAATTGTCGAGCTTGAAATCGGGCTCAAGCTTGGCTCGATAAAATAaatgaacgaactcgaacgagctttttacagaatcgagctccgaatagttCACGaatcgtttggttcatttacatttCTAATTTGTTGTATAGTGAATATGTTGAGGCTCACAGAATAGATATTGCTAAAAAAGATATTCAAGATGATACTAAAAAAGAAATCTCTAGTGGTTTAAGTATCCTTAGTggaaaaggaaaaggtaaactgAGAGCACAATTTGCCAACTACATTAAGAATATTGACAGTGTGGAACAAGTGAAATATGAGCTTGAGGTGTACTTTGAGGAAGGAGTTGTTTTTTGTGAAGATGATCATGAGTTTGATGTATTGTCATGGTGGAAGATGAACAACTTAAAGTTTATGATTTTGTCAAAGATGGCGTGTGACGTACTATTAATTCTAATAACTTATGTGGCTTTTGAATCTAACTTTCAGTGCGGGTGGTAGAGTTATTGATCCATATCGTGCTAATTTGGGAGTAGAAATGGTTCAAACATGCTTTGCAAAGAAAATTGATTACGTGCTCATTATCAAATtatggtggcaaaagacgaatatgcTCGCCCCCAGTGCCTTCGCGAATCCGTCCCAAGACCAACGCGAAAGAGGtaatcacgggcgactactagtctttagaatagtgactaataCATAAAGGAAATATTTATCTCGGCTTGGTCAAGATACGAAGCTCAGACTTTATGATGGCAATACCTCATATGTTAGTCACTAGACTATCTTGAGGAGATGCTGATTATCAAATCAAGAgcaaagaaaaaattaattaatcgaTATCTAATTTAATTATgtatttattaattatatatattacttGTCTAATTTACTTATGTTATTTGATTATTTATgttaatattttgaatttttgtacTTGTATGTAAAAGAAAAATTCGGGGCTTAAAGTGATTTTTTTAAAGATTCGTTTGACTTAAAGCCCTTACCGTCaactatcaaaagctctcgtaaTATTTGTTGTCATTGATTCGGTGAAGTTTATTtgttttttagaatttaaatatattatatgCTTCTTGATTGGATTGATAATCTTTTTTTTAATGGAATGTGCAGGTAGTGATTACCGGAGATGGTTTCACAATTTCTTTTCTCATGGGTTTTGTAACTTCTCTGTTTTGTCACTTAAACTTATTGAGAAGTTGAACTGTTATGATTTAATTGTAATTGTAATTGTAATTGTGTTGTAAGACATTTGATAATGGATTTTAAGGTGGTTTCATTTTTATTAGATATTTGGAAATTTAATGTAGTAGTTTGAGATATTCAATAATGTgttgagtttatattattttaattgttagatttgttgaatatttattcaaataaatttttaagttctaAAACGAGCCTGTAAAATGAGCAAATGAGTCAAGAAATGAACTCTAAAATGAACCCGAGCTCGCTTGATGAGTTAAATTCGTTAACTATCATAATCGAattaataacgagccgagcttgataattctaaaatgaATCGAGCTCAAGtcttatgataaaaatttaattcgAACTTGAACTGTACTCAAGTTCGAATATAACTTCAACAAGCTAAACTCGAGTTTAATATTATTTGACTCGGTTCAACACGTTTACATCCctaattttatatataaattacgTGAAAATTTTAATTACTAATTGTTCATTATaacaagagttttttttttttttttttttttttttttttttttttgctaaattgcccccctttcttctcctccaagtcaTAAATGATTATGGGCAGATACGCTAGAAATAACAATCCTGTGAGCCTTCATAGTTCACCATACAGGTAATAGAAATTTCTGATTGGTCAATATTGAGGGCGTAAGGGCAAAAACCAGAATCTGCGCGCGGTAAAGTTCTACCTTCTAAAATTGGTATCTCAGCCATGACAGCAAATCAAGATTTACAGCAAACTTCGTTCTCCCATGTCCCAATTTCAAGTCGGTTAGGGTTTTACCACGGCGCCGCTCTACACAATAAAATGAGCACCAACCTCCCTTTGCCTCCTCAGCCATTTTCTCCCATCTCAAAGGTTGATCACGAATCAAGAAGATGGCGGCGGGCGGTGGCCAGGCGGCGGCGTCATTCCTGACGAACGTGTCGCGGGCTGCGATCGGGCTGGGCGTGGGCGCGTCGCTACTGAACGCATCGCTGTACACGGTGGACGGCGGCGAGCGGGCGGTGCTGTTCGATCGTTTCCGGGGAGTGCTGCCGGAGACGGTCGGCGAGGGTACCCACTTCCTCGTCCCCTGGTTGCAGAAGCCCTTCGTCTTCGACATTCGAACCCGTCCGCATAACTTCACCTCCAACTCCGGCACCAAGGATATGCAGATGGTCAACCTCACCCTCCGCGTCCTCTCTCGCCCCGATGTCCCACACCTGCCTACCATCTTCACCTCCCTCGGCACGGAGTACGACGACAAGGTTCTCCCTTCCATAGGGAACGAGGTCCTCAAGTCCGTCGTGGCCCAGTTCAACGCCGACCAGTTGCTGACTGAGCGCCCCCATGTCTCCGCCCTCGTTCGAGAATCCCTCATCCGGCGTGCGCGGGACTTCAACATAGTTCTCGATGATGTGGCCATCACCCACCTTTCCTATGGCTTcgagttctccagcgccgtcGAGAAGAAGCAGGTCGCTCAGCAGGAGGCCGAGCGGTCCAAGTTCCTTGTCGCCCGTGCTGAGCAGGAGCGTCGTGCTGCTGTCATTCGTGCTGAGGGTGAGAGCGAGGCCGCTAAGCTCATCTCTGATGCCACCTCTGCTGCTGGTACTGGCCTTCTCGAGCTCCGTCGAATTGAAGCTGCCCGCG from Zingiber officinale cultivar Zhangliang chromosome 6B, Zo_v1.1, whole genome shotgun sequence carries:
- the LOC121991669 gene encoding prohibitin-3, mitochondrial-like, whose amino-acid sequence is MAAGGGQAAASFLTNVSRAAIGLGVGASLLNASLYTVDGGERAVLFDRFRGVLPETVGEGTHFLVPWLQKPFVFDIRTRPHNFTSNSGTKDMQMVNLTLRVLSRPDVPHLPTIFTSLGTEYDDKVLPSIGNEVLKSVVAQFNADQLLTERPHVSALVRESLIRRARDFNIVLDDVAITHLSYGFEFSSAVEKKQVAQQEAERSKFLVARAEQERRAAVIRAEGESEAAKLISDATSAAGTGLLELRRIEAAREIASTLSKTPNVAYLPGGNNMLLSVNPTQAR